In the Halorubrum ruber genome, CGGCGGTTCGACGACGCCTGTCGAGCCGTGATGGACCGGACCGGCGTCGACGCGTGGACGCTGTACCGGGCGCTGTGGCGGTCGTTCGAGGAGGTTCCGGGAGAGGACTCGTAGGGGATCTACTCGACGACCTCGACGACCGGATCGTCCGCGATCAGGCGCGTGAGGATGACGCGCGGCACGTTCGCGCGGAAGAGAATCTCACCGGCGATCGCTCGGGCCGCGTCCGCGTCGGCCTCGTCGTCGACCTTATTTACGACCGGAATCGCGGTCGCGTCGCCCGGCACGCCCTTCAGCCCGCCCGCGGGGCTCGCCAGGACCGTCGCGACGTCCGCGGGGCGGAGCTCGTCGCCGATCTCGCGGCCCGTGATCGCGGCGACCTCCTCCGGCCGGTGGACGAGCTCCTCGGTGAGGGGTTCGCCGACGACGTGCGCGCTCGCGATCGGGACGACGACGTCCGCGTTTGCCGGGATCTGCGGCTCATGGTCGCCCGGCGCCTTGAAATCCCGGAGGCGCGCCCCGTCCGCCTTCACGAGCGTCGCGCCGGGCGCGGCGTCGGCGATCTCGGCGACGGTGTCGACGTCGTACCCGAGGTACCGGTCCGACCGCTCGCGCTCCGGAACCAGCCCGAGCGGCCAGTCGCCCTCGTCCGCCTCGTCGAGCGCGGCCACCGGGTCACCGGTCACGCGGACCGCGGCGACCCGGTCGTCGAAGATCGGTATCCGGACGCTCGCGGTCACGACCGACCGGTCGAGCCGGTCGGCGAGCGCGAACAGCGTCGACTTCTTGCCGCCCGCGCCGACGACGCAGACGGTCGCGTCGCGGGCGTCGAGCGCGGTCGTGAGGTCCATGGCCACCGGTTCGGTCGCCGGCGGCCTCACTCTAACGGTCCGTAGAGCGCGAGGCCGCCGAGCGACCCGATCACGGTGCCGGACAGATTGATACGTCTCCGCGTCGCATCCCCGCTGAATGCGACGTCCCCGAACCCACGTCCTCCGCGTCGACCTCTCGACGGGCGAGACCGCCCGCGAGCGCGTCCCCCGCGACTGGCGACGCGACTACGTCGGCGGGAAGGGGCTCGGGGCGCGCTACCTCTACGAGGAGCTGTCGCCGGGAACGGACCCGACGGGGCCCGAGAACCTCCTCGCGCTCCTCGTCGGGCCGCTCGCGGGCTACCTCCCCGGCGAGACGCGCTACGCCGCGGTGACGAAGTCCCCGCTCACCGGCGGTTTCCTCGACTCGTACGCGGGCGGCGAGTTCGCCGACCGGCTCGCGGGGTCGCTCGACGACTGCCTCGGCCTGCTCGTGACCGGCGCGGCCGACCGCCCGGTCCGGATCGAGGTCGAGGGGGGCCGCGCCCGGATCGAGGCGAGCGACGCGTGGGGCGACGACGCCGCCGAGACGGCCGACCGGTTCCCGGACGCCGGCGTCGCCTGCGTCGGCCCGGCGGGCGAGCGCGAGGCGGCCTACGCGACGGTCGCGAGCGACGGCGGCGCCCACCACGCCGGCCGCGGCGGCGCCGGCGCCGTGATGGGATCGAAGCGGCTGAAGGCGGTCGTCGCCCGCGACCCGCCGCCGGCGGTCCCGGACGACCTCGCCGCGCTCCGCGACCGCGACGCGGCGGCCTACGGTCGGGACCCGACCGGCGAGTGGCAGGCCGCCGGCGAGACGGTCGAGACGGTCGACTACGCGGACGAAGTCGGGATCCTCGCCGCGGAGGGGTGGACGGAGATCGGCTTCGACGGCGCCGACGACATCGGCGTCGAGGCCGCGCTGGAGCGCGCGACCGGGCGCGAGGGCGAGGATCAGACCGTCCCCGGCGGCTTCCGGATCGACACGCCCGACGGCGAGGTGGTCCCGCGCGGCGCGGCGCCGATCACGCTCGGGGCCGGGCTCGGGATCGACGACTTCGACCGCGTCGTCGAGCTCTGCGGCGTCTGCGACCGACTCGGCCTCGACGTGATCGGCGCCGGCAACGCGGTCGCGTGGGCGGTCCGCGCCGGGGAGGCGGGGATCGTTGACTGTCCGGTCTCGTTCGGGGACGCCGACGGCGCAGAGCGACTCTTGGAAGCGATCGCGGCCCGCGAGACCCCGCCGGACCTCGACGTCGACCCGGACCTGCCGGACGCGCTCGCCGACGGGGTCGACGCCGCGGTCGACCGGTTCGGCGGCGCGGACCTCGTGCCGACGGTGAAGTCGATGGCGCTGCCCGGCTTCGACCCGCGGGCGGCTGTCGGCGTCGCGCTCGCGTACGCGACGAGCGACCGCGGCGCGTGCCACCGCCGCGCGCGGCCGCAGGACACCGAGCCCCTCGCCCGCCCGGACCGGTCTCCCGCCGACCGGGTGCGCGACGTGGTCGGCGAGCAGAACGCGCGCTCCGTGCTGTGGAGTCTGGTCGTCGACGACTTCGTCGGCGAGGCGGCTTGGACCGACCTCGGCGCGGAGTGGCTCGCGGCGGTCGACCATCCTGCGGTCGCCGGCGTCGACCGCGGCGGCACCGAGGACGAGACCGGCACCGCCACGCCGGGCGATCCGGTCGACGCGCTCGCGACGACCGGCGAGCGGATCTGGACACTCACGCGGCTGTTCAACGCACGCGAGGGGTTCGACCGCGCGGACGACGCGCTCCCCGAGCCGCTTCGCACGTCCGCGGCCGACGGCACGCCCGGCGTCGACGCCGACGCGTTCGACCGCCTGCTCGACCGGTACTACGCGGCGCGCGGGTGGGGCGACCGCGGGCTCCCGACGCCGGAGAGCCTCGGCCGGCTCGGCCTCGCGGACGTCGTCGACGACGCGACCCCGCTGGACGGGCGCGCCATCGACCCCGCCGCGCCGGCCGAGTCCGACGGCTGACCGCAGACCGCAGCGACGGAGAGCTGCCCGGAGTCCGCCTCCGAGCGCCTCAGCGGCGCAGTCCGCCCTCTGACTTGATCCGCATGATGTGGCGCACGTTGAGGTATATCTCCTCGGGCGACGTCTCCTCCCCCTCGTCGTACAGGTCCGAGACGCGGTAGAGGACCGCCGAGAGCTGCTTGCTCTCCGAGCTGTCGCCTCGCACGTCCTCGGCCACGTCGCGGAGGAACTCCCGGACCTCGTCGTCCACCGGGAACTCCGCGTCCGACGCGTCCTCCGGGACGACGGGGTCGACGCCCGCGGCCGCGAGGGGGTCCTCGCGCTCGTCGCCGTCGGCGCTCTCCGCGCGCCCGGACTCGCCGGCCTCGTCGTCCGCGTCGGTCATCGCCCCTCGCTCACCCCCCGGCGGCGGACGACGCCGGCGTTGTTCGCGACGTTCTCGACGAGCACCTTGAACGCGTCCGCGGTCTCGCCGTCCTCTAAGACGACGGGCTCGCCGTCGTCGCCGCCGGTGCGCACCTCGGGGTCGAGCGGGATCCCGCCGAGGAACGGGAGGTCGTGCTCCTGCGCGAGCGCCTTCCCTCCCCCGGAGCCGAATATCTCGTGGAAGCCGCCGCAGTCGGGACAGCGGAAGCCGGCCATGTTCTCGGCGATGCCGAGGACGTTCGTGTCGTGTTTGCCGAACATGCGGAGCCCTTTCACCGCGTCGTCGAGCGCGACCTCCTGCGGGGTCGTGACGATGACGGCGCCCGTCAGCGGGAGCGTCTGGAGGATGGTGAGCTGCGTGTCGCCGGTCCCCGGCGGGAGGTCCATCACGAGGTAGTCGAGCTCCCCCCACTCCACGTCCTCGACCAGCTGCGTGATGATCTTATGGACCATCGGGCCGCGCCAGATGACCGGGTCGTCCTCGCCGGTGAGGAAGTCCATGCTCATCAGCTTCACGCCGAACCGCTCGGGAGGCACGATCGTCTCGCCGTCGGTCTCGGGGCGCTCCTCGGCCGACACCATCCGCGGCACGTTCGGCCCGTACACGTCGGCGTCGAACAGGCCGACGCGCGCGCCGAGCTGGGAGAGCCCGGCGGCGAGGTTCACCGCCACGGTCGACTTCCCGACGCCTCCCTTGCCGGAGGCGACCGCGATCACGTTCTGGACACCGGGGAGGACCTGTTCGTCCGTCGAGAGATCGTCCGGAATCGACGCCGACAGCTCCACGTCGAGGCCGGTGTCCGCGAGCGCCTCGCGCACGTCGTCCGCGACGGCCGACTCGTTCGGCGAGAAGGGGGCGCCGAGCGCGAGCGACACCCGGACCGTCCCCGTGCCCTCGTCGACCTCGATGTCGTTCACCAAGCCGAGCGAGACGATGTCGTCGCCGAGGTCGGGGTCCCGCACGTCCGCGAGCCGCTCCCGCACGTCCGATTCGTTCATGTCCGAGGGGAGGGCCGTGGGTCGAATAAGGGTTCTGTACCCGGGCGCCCCACCGTTCCCGACGCGTCCGCGGTCCCCCGATCAGTCGATTCGGGTTCCGGCGCCCTCGCCGCGCAGGAACGGCGCCAGCCCGTCCGCGCCGAACACGTACGCCGGCGCGTCGAGCGCGAGCAGCTCGCGTACCTTCGCGGCCATGCCGCCGGAGACATCGGTGGCGTCGCTCGCGCCGAGCGCGTCCGCGACCGCGTCGAAGTCGTCGATCTCGGCGATCACGTCCCCCTCGCCGTCGAAGACGCCGGGGACCGTCGAGCAGACGCCCACGCGTCGCGCGCCGACCCCCGCGGCGAGTTCGACGACCAGCTCGTCGCCCGAGACGACCGTCACCCCGTCGCCCGCCGTCGCCACGCCGTCGCCGTGGAGGACCGGGACGAACCCCTCCCCGAGCAGCGTCGCCGTCGACCCGAGCGGGAGGTCGAGCCCGCCGTCCGCTCCTTCGGGCCGCGCAGCGAGCGACAGCGGGTGGACGGGCACCGCGGGCACGCCCCGCTCGCGCAGCCGCTCCAGCACCTGCGCGTTCAGCCGCTTCATCGCGCCGTGGACCGCGGCCACCGCGTCCGCGTCGCGCGTCCCGTCGGTCGTCGAGACCCCGTGTTCGCTGGCGTGGTGGTGCCCGAAGCTCCCGCCGCCGTGGACGACGACGAGCCGGTCGACCTCGCCCGCCGCGAGCGCGTCGGCGACCGCGTCGCAGGCCGCGTCGAGCGCCGCGTCGTCGAGCGTCTCGGGGCTGTCCTTCTCGGTGATCAGGCTCCCGCCGAGCTTGAGGACGACGGGGGGTGTGGCGTCGTCAGCGGGGTCGGCGTCGAGATCGGCCTCGCCGCCCGTCACGGCTCCACCACCCGGACGCCCTCGGTCGCCAGCTCGGCGCGGAACGCCTCCTCGCAGCCCTGCGTGAAGGACAGCGCGGTCTCCGTCGCGTCGCTCTCGTCGAGCGCGACGATGCAGCCGCCGCCGCCCGCGCCCGTGAGCTTCGCACCGTGCGCGCCAGCGTCCCGCGCGGCCCACACCATCGCGTCGAGCGACCGGCCGGAGACGCCGAGCGCGGTGAGCAGCCCGTGGTTGAAGTCCATCAGCTCGCCCAGCTCTGCGAGCAGCTCCGGCTCCGGTGGCTCCGCCGGGTCCGCGTCCGCGAGGAGGTCCTCGCCCGTTCGGACGAGGTCGCCGATCGATTCGACCGTGTCCGCGGCGAACCCGTGTTCCTCGCGCAGGGCGCGGACGCCCGCGACTAACTCGCCGGTGTCGCCCGCGCCGCCGTCGAAGCCGACGACGAACGGCAGGTTCGGGGCGTCGATCGGTTCGCAGTCGTCGCCTTCGACGCGCACCGCGCCGCCCATCGTCGAACAGAAGGTGTCGGCCCTGGAGGCCTGTCCGTCCTGGACCTCGTACTCGGCTTGGTACGCCCGGTCGGCCAGCTCCCGGCGGTCCAGCGGCTCGCCGAGCGCGCGCGTCGCGGCGTCGATGCCGGCGACGACCACGGCCGCGGACGAGCCCAGCCCCGCGCCCAGCGGGATGTCGCTCTCGACGGTGATGTCGAAGCCCGCGTCGGGCGCGTCGGCGGCGTCCCTCGCCTGCTCGACGGCCGCGTCGACGTACCCCATCGCGGCCTCGACGAGCGGGGTCGGCACGTCGACGTCGGGGCGGTCGCCGGTGCCGCCGGCGTACTCCACCGTGAACCCGTCTAAGGAGAGGTCCTCGGCCTCGACGCGCACGTGGTCGTCCTCGCGCGGCTCGGCGGTCACCGTCGCGCGTCGCTCGATGGCCGCCGGCACGGCCGGCTCGCCGTAGACGACGGCGTGTTCGCCGAAGAGGTACACCTTCCCCGGCGCCTCGCAAACGGTCATACGAACTCCCTCTCCCCGCGCGCTTACAGGCGTTGCGCTTGTGGGCGGGGCGAGCAGCGGGAACCGGAACGACGACCCCTCCGCCCGCCAGCTTTTCACCGGCGGCCGCCGTCGTGCGCGCCATGACCGCGCTCCCGTCGCTTCTGCGACAGTCGTTCACGAACTTCGTCGAGGGGTTGGCCGTCGCGATTCCGCGGCTGCTCTCGGGGGCGATCTTCCTCGCGTTAGCGTACGTGACCGTGCGGATCGTCCTCGCGCTGGTCCGGTCGTCGATCGAGCGGCTGTACGTCGGCGACCGCGAACTCGTGGGGGACCTCATCGTCACGCTCGTGGCCATCTTCCTCTGGTTCGGCGTCGCGCTCACCTTCCTCAAGGTGCTTGGGATGGGCGACATCGCGGCGAGCCTCGGCACCGCCGTCGGCTTCATCGCGCTGGGCGTCTCCTACGCGCTCTCCGAGATGATCGAAGACACTGTGGCGGGCGTCTACCTCCTCCGCGACCCCGACTTCAACGTCGGCGACCGTGTCGAGGCGAAGGGCGTCACCGGCACCGTCGCCGCGATCGAACTCCGGAAGACGCGGATCGACGCGGACAACGGCGACCGGATCGTGATGGCGAACCGCGAGATAGAGCCGCGCTGGACCCACGACGTGCCGGAGGAGACGGACGCTCCGGGGACCGAGCCGGGAGACGCGCCGGCCGACGGCGGGTCGTCGACGGCCGACTGAGCGCGGGCGGCGACGGTCGGCGGCCACCCCCGGGGCCCTGCGGTCTCCCAACACTTATCTATCAGCTCCGAAATGATTGTCGCGTTATGTCAACACCAGCTACCGATACCGACGACGGGCGCGTTCAGGGCGACACGACGCTGGCGGCGCTGTCGCACGCGTCTGCGCTCTTCGCCTCCTTCCTCGGTCCGATCCTGTTCTTGGTCCTCGCGGACGACGACGACGAACTCGTCAAGCAGAACGCGAAGAACTCGCTGAACTTCCAGATCGTGATCTTCGCCGCGCTCATGATCGCGGGCGTCCTGAGCTTCGTGTTCATCGGGCTCCTGCTGTTCCCGATCATCGGGATCGTCGACCTGGTCTTGGTCCTCATCGCGACCGTGAAGGCGAACGACGGACAGGTCTACTCGTACCCGTACACGCCGGACCTCGTCTGAGGACGTCGCTTTTCGCCGAGAGACAGCGGCGGCTCGCGGGCGGTGAACGGACGAAACGGAACCGAGAACTCGAAAAACGACCGCGTTAGAGTTCGTCCTCGAAGTCCTCGAGGGCGAACACCGTGTCGGCGCCGCGGCGGTCGAGCGTCTCGTTGGCGAGGAGCCAGTAGACGACCGACAGCGCGCGTCGACCCTTGTTGTTCGTCGGGATGACGAGGTCGACGTTCGACAGCTGGTTGTTGGAGTCGCACATCGCGATCACCGGGATGCCGACGGTGATGGCCTCCTTGACGGCCTGCGCGTCGCCGATCGGGTCGGTTACCACGACGACGTCCGGCTCGATGTAGCCGGCGTAGTCGGGGTTCGTCAGCGTGCCCGGGATGAAGCGCCCGGTGCGGGCCCGGGCGCCGATGGCGTCCGCGAACTTCTCGGCCGGGAACCGGCCGTACTGCCGCGAGGACGTGACCAGGATCTGCTCGGGGTTGTAGTTCGCGAGGAAGTCCGCGGCCGTGCGGATCCGCTCGTCGGTAAGGCTCACGTCGAGGACGTACAGCCCGTCGTCGCGGACGCGGTGGATGAACCGCTCCATGTCCTTCGTCTTCTGCTGGGTCCCGATGTGGACACCGGCGGAGAGGTAGTCCTCGACGGGGATCAGCAGGTCGACGTCGTCGTCGGGCATGACGTCATCGTCGAACGGGGAGCCCTCCTCCTCGTCGGCCTCGCTCTCGGCGTCGGCGGATGCTTCGGGTTCGGCGTCGGCGGACGCCCCAGTTTCGGCGTCGGCGGACGCCCCCTCGGCTCCCGCGTCGGCGGTCGGTTCCTCGGTCGTGTCGGCCTCCTCCTCGACCCCCGCGTCGACCGCCTCGGTCTCCGCGTCGTCGTCGAGTTCGACCGCGTCGTTGTCTTCGCTCATGCGTGGTGTCGGTCCGTCATACCGCGTCGTCCGCGATGCGGACCAGTTCGTTCAGCTTGGCGGTGCGCTCGCCGCCGACCGTGCCGGTCTTGATGTAGCCGGCGTCGGTCGCCACGGCGAGGTGTGCGATGGTGGTGTCCTCGGTCTCGCCCGAGCGGTGGGAGATGACCGTCTCGTAGCCGTTGCGGGCGGCGAGCTCGACGGCGTCGAACGCGTCCGACAGCGTCCCGATCTGGTTCGGCTTGATCAGGATGCTGTTGGCCGCGCCCGCGTCGATCCCGTCTTGGAGCCGCTCGACGTTGGTGACGAACAGGTCGTCGCCGCAGATCAGCGTCCGGTCGCCCACCCGGTCGGTCAGCTCCGCGAACGCCGCGTAGTCGTTCTCGTCGAGCGGGTCCTCGACGTACGCGAGGTCGTACTCGTCGACGAGGCCGGCGACGTACTCGATCTGCTCGTCGGCCGACTTCGTCTCGTCGCCGTACACGTACGCCTCTCGGTCGTCGTCGTACAGCTCGGCGGCGGCCATGTCGAGCCCGAAGCGGATCTCGAAGCCCACCTCGTCCTCGACGCGGTCGACCGCCTCGTCGACGACCTCGAACGCGTCGGCGTCCGAGATCGGGGGCGCCCACGCGCCCTCGTCGCCCTTCGCCGCGGGCACGCCGCGCTCGTCGAGCACGTCCGCGACCGCCGCG is a window encoding:
- the mvk gene encoding mevalonate kinase → MTVCEAPGKVYLFGEHAVVYGEPAVPAAIERRATVTAEPREDDHVRVEAEDLSLDGFTVEYAGGTGDRPDVDVPTPLVEAAMGYVDAAVEQARDAADAPDAGFDITVESDIPLGAGLGSSAAVVVAGIDAATRALGEPLDRRELADRAYQAEYEVQDGQASRADTFCSTMGGAVRVEGDDCEPIDAPNLPFVVGFDGGAGDTGELVAGVRALREEHGFAADTVESIGDLVRTGEDLLADADPAEPPEPELLAELGELMDFNHGLLTALGVSGRSLDAMVWAARDAGAHGAKLTGAGGGGCIVALDESDATETALSFTQGCEEAFRAELATEGVRVVEP
- the yqeC gene encoding selenium cofactor biosynthesis protein YqeC, giving the protein MDLTTALDARDATVCVVGAGGKKSTLFALADRLDRSVVTASVRIPIFDDRVAAVRVTGDPVAALDEADEGDWPLGLVPERERSDRYLGYDVDTVAEIADAAPGATLVKADGARLRDFKAPGDHEPQIPANADVVVPIASAHVVGEPLTEELVHRPEEVAAITGREIGDELRPADVATVLASPAGGLKGVPGDATAIPVVNKVDDEADADAARAIAGEILFRANVPRVILTRLIADDPVVEVVE
- a CDS encoding aldehyde ferredoxin oxidoreductase family protein, translated to MRRPRTHVLRVDLSTGETARERVPRDWRRDYVGGKGLGARYLYEELSPGTDPTGPENLLALLVGPLAGYLPGETRYAAVTKSPLTGGFLDSYAGGEFADRLAGSLDDCLGLLVTGAADRPVRIEVEGGRARIEASDAWGDDAAETADRFPDAGVACVGPAGEREAAYATVASDGGAHHAGRGGAGAVMGSKRLKAVVARDPPPAVPDDLAALRDRDAAAYGRDPTGEWQAAGETVETVDYADEVGILAAEGWTEIGFDGADDIGVEAALERATGREGEDQTVPGGFRIDTPDGEVVPRGAAPITLGAGLGIDDFDRVVELCGVCDRLGLDVIGAGNAVAWAVRAGEAGIVDCPVSFGDADGAERLLEAIAARETPPDLDVDPDLPDALADGVDAAVDRFGGADLVPTVKSMALPGFDPRAAVGVALAYATSDRGACHRRARPQDTEPLARPDRSPADRVRDVVGEQNARSVLWSLVVDDFVGEAAWTDLGAEWLAAVDHPAVAGVDRGGTEDETGTATPGDPVDALATTGERIWTLTRLFNAREGFDRADDALPEPLRTSAADGTPGVDADAFDRLLDRYYAARGWGDRGLPTPESLGRLGLADVVDDATPLDGRAIDPAAPAESDG
- a CDS encoding mechanosensitive ion channel family protein; its protein translation is MTALPSLLRQSFTNFVEGLAVAIPRLLSGAIFLALAYVTVRIVLALVRSSIERLYVGDRELVGDLIVTLVAIFLWFGVALTFLKVLGMGDIAASLGTAVGFIALGVSYALSEMIEDTVAGVYLLRDPDFNVGDRVEAKGVTGTVAAIELRKTRIDADNGDRIVMANREIEPRWTHDVPEETDAPGTEPGDAPADGGSSTAD
- the rpsB gene encoding 30S ribosomal protein S2, with protein sequence MSEDNDAVELDDDAETEAVDAGVEEEADTTEEPTADAGAEGASADAETGASADAEPEASADAESEADEEEGSPFDDDVMPDDDVDLLIPVEDYLSAGVHIGTQQKTKDMERFIHRVRDDGLYVLDVSLTDERIRTAADFLANYNPEQILVTSSRQYGRFPAEKFADAIGARARTGRFIPGTLTNPDYAGYIEPDVVVVTDPIGDAQAVKEAITVGIPVIAMCDSNNQLSNVDLVIPTNNKGRRALSVVYWLLANETLDRRGADTVFALEDFEDEL
- a CDS encoding DUF4870 domain-containing protein; this translates as MSTPATDTDDGRVQGDTTLAALSHASALFASFLGPILFLVLADDDDELVKQNAKNSLNFQIVIFAALMIAGVLSFVFIGLLLFPIIGIVDLVLVLIATVKANDGQVYSYPYTPDLV
- a CDS encoding Mrp/NBP35 family ATP-binding protein, with amino-acid sequence MNESDVRERLADVRDPDLGDDIVSLGLVNDIEVDEGTGTVRVSLALGAPFSPNESAVADDVREALADTGLDVELSASIPDDLSTDEQVLPGVQNVIAVASGKGGVGKSTVAVNLAAGLSQLGARVGLFDADVYGPNVPRMVSAEERPETDGETIVPPERFGVKLMSMDFLTGEDDPVIWRGPMVHKIITQLVEDVEWGELDYLVMDLPPGTGDTQLTILQTLPLTGAVIVTTPQEVALDDAVKGLRMFGKHDTNVLGIAENMAGFRCPDCGGFHEIFGSGGGKALAQEHDLPFLGGIPLDPEVRTGGDDGEPVVLEDGETADAFKVLVENVANNAGVVRRRGVSEGR
- a CDS encoding isopentenyl phosphate kinase translates to MTGGEADLDADPADDATPPVVLKLGGSLITEKDSPETLDDAALDAACDAVADALAAGEVDRLVVVHGGGSFGHHHASEHGVSTTDGTRDADAVAAVHGAMKRLNAQVLERLRERGVPAVPVHPLSLAARPEGADGGLDLPLGSTATLLGEGFVPVLHGDGVATAGDGVTVVSGDELVVELAAGVGARRVGVCSTVPGVFDGEGDVIAEIDDFDAVADALGASDATDVSGGMAAKVRELLALDAPAYVFGADGLAPFLRGEGAGTRID